From a region of the Hemibagrus wyckioides isolate EC202008001 linkage group LG14, SWU_Hwy_1.0, whole genome shotgun sequence genome:
- the lrrtm2 gene encoding leucine-rich repeat transmembrane neuronal protein 2, translating to MGFHSRWPLVGQAPAALCVISMLLCLPLTSCTACPQKCRCEDLQFYCDTQGFLAPPDGVDRGAMGLSLRHNSINELNPDQFFGFTQLTWLHLDHNQILNVHEDAFQGLYKLKDLNLSSNRITKLPNTTFIHLINLQILDLSFNQMTALEPELFHGLRKLQILHLRSNFLRTTPVRAFWDCRSLEYLGLSNNRLRSLARNGFAGLIKLRELHLEHNHLTKINLAHFPRLVALQFLYLQWNKINNLTCTMEWEWTTLEKLDLTGNEIRTLTPEVFETLPNLKFLLLDNNKLSSLDSQTTSMWKSLNTIGLSNNLWECTKKICNLASWLSRFKGRWEHSILCQSPEYTQGEEILDAVHGFQLCQNISAPVVLTSTTMEATLPQQFTSSFFGNMQTPTQDFYPEDFGSFTIVTTTTTTTQTPQTTMATVTVDGEDVTEDYGMMDNTLLTQRVIIGTMALLFSFFLIVFVVYISRRCCPPTLRRIRHCSAIQNRRQMRTQQRQPMGDLASQVPYNEYEPAHDEGALVIINGYGQCKCQQLPYKECEV from the exons ATGG GTTTCCATTCAAGGTGGCCATTGGTGGGACAAGCACCAGCGGCACTTTGTGTGATCAGCATGCTACTGTGCCTGCCGCTCACATCGTGCACAGCCTGCCCTCAGAAATGCCGCTGCGAGGACCTGCAGTTTTACTGCGACACGCAGGGATTCCTGGCGCCCCCAGACGGCGTGGACAGAGGAGCCATGGGACTCTCGCTCCGGCACAACAGCATCAACGAGCTAAACCCAGATCAGTTCTTCGGCTTCACGCAGCTAACCTGGCTCCACCTGGACCACAACCAAATACTTAACGTGCATGAGGACGCCTTCCAGGGGCTCTACAAGCTCAAGGACCTCAACTTGAGCTCCAACCGCATCACAAAGCTACCCAACACAACCTTCATCCACCTCATCAACCTCCAAATCCTGGATCTATCCTTCAACCAGATGACCGCGCTGGAGCCCGAGCTCTTTCATGGGCTTCGGAAGCTCCAGATCCTCCACCTGAGGTCCAACTTCCTGCGGACCACACCCGTCAGGGCCTTCTGGGACTGCCGAAGCCTGGAGTACCTCGGTTTAAGCAACAACCGGCTTCGGAGCCTGGCTCGGAACGGATTCGCCGGGCTAATAAAGCTACGGGAGCTCCATTTGGAACACAACCACTTGACCAAGATCAATCTGGCCCACTTCCCACGTCTTGTCGCCCTCCAGTTCCTCTATCTGCAGTGGAACAAGATCAACAATTTAACGTGTACCATGGAGTGGGAGTGGACCACCTTGGAAAAACTGGATCTAACAGGGAACGAGATACGAACTCTAACCCCTGAAGTGTTTGAAACTTTACCGAACCTTAAGTTTCTACTGCTAGATAACAACAAGCTGAGCAGCCTCGATTCCCAAACCACAAGCATGTGGAAGTCCCTGAACACCATCGGGTTGTCCAACAACCTTTGGGAATGTACAAAAAAGATTTGCAACTTGGCCAGTTGGCTAAGTAGGTTTAAGGGTCGATGGGAACATTCCATCCTGTGCCAGAGCCCTGAGTACACACAGGGCGAGGAAATACTAGATGCTGTTCATGGATTCCAACTCTGCCAAAACATCTCGGCACCCGTCGTCTTGACCAGCACCACGATGGAGGCCACGTTACCCCAACAGTTCACTAGCTCCTTTTTTGGGAATATGCAGACGCCGACGCAGGACTTCTACCCTGAGGATTTTGGGAGCTTTACCATcgtcaccaccacaaccaccaccactcaGACCCCACAAACTACCATGGCTACAGTCACCGTGGACGGGGAAGATGTTACTGAGGACTACGGCATGATGGACAACACCCTTTTGACCCAGAGAGTCATCATAGGTACCATGGCCCTtttgttttccttctttctcatCGTTTTTGTAGTGTACATCTCACGGAGGTGCTGCCCTCCCACCCTACGGCGGATCCGCCACTGCTCGGCCATTCAAAACCGGAGACAGATGAGGACCCAGCAGAGGCAGCCAATGGGAGACCTGGCCTCGCAGGTGCCCTATAACGAGTACGAGCCGGCACATGACGAAGGTGCATTAGTGATCATTAATGGCTATGGGCAGTGCAAGTGTCAGCAACTGCCTTACAAAGAGTGTGAAGTATAA